Part of the Toxotes jaculatrix isolate fToxJac2 chromosome 8, fToxJac2.pri, whole genome shotgun sequence genome is shown below.
TCTGGGAatggggtgagggggggtggaggggagctGTCTGAGGACCCGCCTTGATGTGAGCGATGACGTCACATATTTAAGGAGTCTGGGATTCAGGCTCCACAGTTTCCTTGGATGAGTCGGAGAAGTCCGGAGGTGCCTTTTTGTAGCGGACGCATCCTCTCTGGAGCAGAGCTTTGAGAAAGGTATTGCATCTTTGTTATGGTCAGAAACCGTAGCTCAGTGAATCACACGAGGTTGTTAAGAAGTTAGTAAAAGCATCTAGGTTATACAGCATGCTCTGGCAAACATCTGTCTGCCGTTTGAACCGCTGCATTTCAGGCATTTAGTTGCTTCTTAAGTATTTATAAGCAatacggtaaaaaaaaaaaaaaaaaaaaaaagtcaatgaaGCTTGCATGTGCGCAGAAGGCCGCGGTTACTTTTATGCAATCGAGTGGTTTGATTTGACttctctctgaaaaaaaaaatgctcttaaAATGCGGCTCCCGTTTTGACGTGGATTTCAGTCCATGTGGTGTCTGCATGTTTTGCAGTGAAATttctattgttttgttttgtttttttaagctttatTATTAAGCCTGTCATTATGATTTGGCTTAAAGTCTATTGTGGCCCAGGAAAGGGTTGTGAAACAGCGGGACTGTTGCCCcgcgagtccaagtcatgtccCTGTGAACAGCATCCTCTCTAGGCCTTTTTAAGGAACTGACATAAGTGAAGCTGAAATTTGTGAATGGAATATCCCgagttttaatttaaataacttTGGAAAACATCACTCATGTATAATTATGTAACGTTTTTGACCTCAagcttaactttttttttgtttttgttgcaggtTCTAAGACGATGATGGAGTTTGCGCCTCTTACTCCTTTCTATATCATGAATACAACAGATTTCATTGGAGGAAATGGTTCTTTgtatgatgaggaggaggaggaggactacAAGGACGAGCATCCTCAGCTGAGACAGTCTCTTAACATCATGTCTCTCATTGTTTACTGCCTGGCCTTCTTTCTTGGTGTGCTTGGGAATGGAGTGGTTATCTGGGTGACCGGgttcaagatgaagaaaacagttAACACAGTTTGGTTCCTCAACCTTGCTGTGGCCGACTTCCTCTTCACAGCATTCCTGCCTCTGGGTGTGACATACACAGCCATGGATTTCCACTGGCCTTTTGGTAATTTCATGTGCAAACTGAACAGCACCATAAGCTTTCTGAACATGTTCGCCAGTGTCTACATCCTGGTGGTGATCAGTGTGgacagatgtgtgtctgtggtgtggcCCGTCTGGGCCCAGAACCACCGGAGCGTACGCAGGGCGTCCTACGTGAGTCTGGGTGTTTGGGTACTGGCTCTGATTCTCAGCGCTCCAAACTTCATCTTCAGGGACACCACGCCATCAAATTCTAATGAAGACGCCATCAGATGCTTCAACAACTTCGCTCTGTCAGATGATTATGACACAGAATCTGTGAAACAGCTGCGACACTTTCGTCATCAGGCCATGATCATCACCCGCTTCATCCTGGGATTTGTTGTCCCCTTCACTGTCATTGTCTCCTGCTATGCTGTGATAATCCATCATCTGAGGAGGAACCGCACCCTGGCCAACCAGTCAAGTCGACCCTTTAAGATTATCGCTGCCGTCATCACCACTTTTTTCCTGTGCTGGGCGCCTTATCACATCATGACTCTAATTGAGATGGTTCATCACACAACTGATTCTTCAAATGAAATATTATACCATGTCACCGCTATCGGCGTCCCTATAGCCACCAGCCTGGCCTTTCTCAACAGTTGCCTGaaccccctgctgtatgtgttcATGGGCCAAGATTTCAAAGATAAAGTCCGCAAATCCATCCTGAATGTTTTGGAGACTGCCTTCCAGGAGGAGGTTTCTCGCTCGTACACCTACACAAACTCAATGGTCACCAGTCGCAGTAAAGAGAAGTCTGCTTCCTTTTCTGATGCTGAGGTATAAGGTTGCTCAcgaaatgaataaacaaatactGTAACTGTACATATCAAATGTAAACTGTATATAACAAATAATTTTTGTAGCTTTCAAGGGCCCTCAAGACAATTTCTATACATGATATGAGATTTTTATATGAGATATTTCTCATATTACAGTTTGATTGATATGAGTTTTGTGATTGGCTTACTGTTCAGATCCACAAAAAGATATCTTCCTCTTAACTACACTTGTAGTTAATTGTACAATGAGTTGTTGATGAGTTTGTGATACATTTGTGGAGAAGGGAAATGTTTTAGATGATGataaggtttatttatatagcacgtATCCAAACTAGAGGTTTCATGTGCTTTTTGtaggaaaataaagaaagaacagaaggagaaaaatatacacatatatgttacatacagtatgtatttcATACACACCTTAAGCAACTTGcctacacacaaaaacaataaattaatcCAAACTTAATCACATAAAAAGCAAGTGTCTGCATTTATCTTTTGAGTACAAGTGGTGCTTCTTCATTTTGCAGTCCTGTTGTTAGCATTGCATGGTGTAAAGCTGAATTTGTGCAACACAAGCAAGACAAGCAAGACAACACTGCTGTGGTTTTAGACTAACAAAGGGAACTTTGTGTGCCTCAACCGTCTCGTGCACCCCAGGTGTTGATATAGAACAAGTACCAATGGTTTATAAGTCTTAACCTTTttagaaaatatctggctcAACATGTAAATAACATAGTAGTAAAGGTATTTTGACTAATAACACCATGCTTTTTTCTGTACAGCATAGTAGGCTGTAAAGTAACGTATGGAGGAGTTTTTACTGAATATAAAATACGAGGTGAAATACTGTTGTGAAAGAGCCTCATAGAATGTTGATTTCCCAACTTCCCCCTCAAATCCAACTTACTTCCAGTGATGCCATCATGTGTGTGACAACATTGGGTACACAACTGTGTGTTGCAACGCAGCAGAAACTGATTCTGATGACTTTGGACAGCTACATGTCTGCTGCACGCTTTGATTATTAAGAATGGGCTACTGATAgcctaataaataaatatgttactGACAACGGGATTATTATGGGTAAAGTAACAGCTGCATCATAAACTTGCATTGTAAAACTTAGTTTGATGTTTTGATAATTGTTAGGTGTTCTTTGAGGGGACGTGTATGAGCCCTCCACCCTGAGTACTTCCATGTTGTGCTATAATCTGagaatttttaatgttttctttaagtttACTATCATGAAAGACAAAACCAAtactcacattttaaaaagcatgaATCTGTGGATTTTTCACATTGTTGTTCAGCAAAATTAACATGAAATATAAATCCATTATCAAAACTGTTGCAGATAAATGATTTGACTAACTGAATGgaggaaaaaatggaaagacACACTTATAGTATGTACTGTATGACGCTGGTTTATGTGGCATATTGTGATGTAATATGAACGTCTCCATGAATTACCTATTCTAATATAAACAATGTAAATGATAATAATTCTaattctaattattattattattatttcagccTTAGAGGTCAACTCTTCTCAGAGTTCATCAATGATGATAATTATGatgactgttattattattcttgTTGTTACCATTATTTCcattattaaaatattatttggaCTTTACCACTTTTCcattcatcatcttcatctcttAATCACTGCATAACTTCACAAAACACTGTAACAAATCTGTTTGCACTATTAAAGGCTGCAAACAAGTGTCAGTCAAGTAATCAACAAGTGGGTACAAACTGACTGATCCTCAGTCATTTGTGATGATGTTTAAATACTGTGGATTGGCTTTTTGTACTCTACTAAAAATTTAGcttgtttttaaacaaatttcaAATGTTTACACTCTTGCAACATGaagaaaaccacacaaaaacatttagatTCCCCTGTATCCTTTCACAATATGATTCTCTCAGTGTTCGGAAAGTATTCAACAATCCTCaatcattattcattttatattgCTGTTTGATATGACCTTGAAACAAAGACATTTGTGGAGCAGTACCCTGCTGCTGAAGATAAAGAGACAAGTGCGCCTGAGCTCTTGAGTGAAC
Proteins encoded:
- the fpr1 gene encoding chemokine-like receptor 1; this translates as MMEFAPLTPFYIMNTTDFIGGNGSLYDEEEEEDYKDEHPQLRQSLNIMSLIVYCLAFFLGVLGNGVVIWVTGFKMKKTVNTVWFLNLAVADFLFTAFLPLGVTYTAMDFHWPFGNFMCKLNSTISFLNMFASVYILVVISVDRCVSVVWPVWAQNHRSVRRASYVSLGVWVLALILSAPNFIFRDTTPSNSNEDAIRCFNNFALSDDYDTESVKQLRHFRHQAMIITRFILGFVVPFTVIVSCYAVIIHHLRRNRTLANQSSRPFKIIAAVITTFFLCWAPYHIMTLIEMVHHTTDSSNEILYHVTAIGVPIATSLAFLNSCLNPLLYVFMGQDFKDKVRKSILNVLETAFQEEVSRSYTYTNSMVTSRSKEKSASFSDAEV